One genomic segment of Nitrososphaerota archaeon includes these proteins:
- a CDS encoding uroporphyrinogen decarboxylase family protein — translation MDHRKRVFKAFEYEIPDRIPLDEPEGRFRLDTYKKLEKYFNTPDREAILNFLGIDFRHVERGISNSFKKKAKYMEIPFDNYVKIIGENLFEDEWGRRYEITSSKLHWRYVYHPLSNEDLLDSYEFPDLDAPGRFDEAIKIIKEKKNKYVIGAHLYGSLFEIAWSLRGFQKFMMDLYKNEIFINKLLDKLLKYRIEEAKRFIDLGIDIVQLGDDIGMQTGMVISPAIWRKYFKERMKILINEIKKHSRNEIYIFYHSDGNIEPIINELIEIGIQILNPIQPECMDPTRVKEKYGDKIILHGTISIQKTLPFGTINDVKEEVNKRIKECGFNGGLVLAPSHSPQPETPIENLVTMYKEAQRIKMKNLI, via the coding sequence ATGGATCATAGAAAAAGAGTTTTTAAAGCATTTGAATATGAAATTCCCGATAGAATTCCTCTTGATGAGCCTGAGGGGCGTTTTCGCCTAGATACCTACAAAAAATTAGAAAAATATTTTAATACTCCTGATCGCGAAGCTATTTTAAATTTTTTAGGAATTGATTTTAGACATGTTGAAAGAGGAATATCTAATTCTTTTAAGAAAAAAGCAAAGTATATGGAGATTCCATTTGATAACTATGTAAAAATAATTGGCGAGAATCTTTTTGAAGATGAATGGGGTAGAAGATATGAGATTACTTCCAGTAAACTCCACTGGAGGTATGTGTACCATCCTCTATCTAATGAAGACCTTTTAGATAGTTATGAATTCCCAGATTTAGATGCCCCTGGAAGATTTGATGAAGCAATAAAAATAATAAAGGAGAAGAAGAATAAATATGTAATCGGAGCACATTTATATGGTTCTTTATTTGAAATTGCTTGGTCTTTAAGAGGTTTTCAGAAATTTATGATGGATTTATATAAAAATGAAATTTTTATTAATAAACTTTTAGATAAACTTTTAAAATATAGGATTGAAGAAGCTAAAAGATTCATAGATTTAGGAATCGATATTGTACAACTTGGAGATGATATTGGGATGCAAACAGGAATGGTTATTTCTCCAGCTATTTGGAGAAAATATTTTAAAGAAAGAATGAAAATATTAATAAATGAAATAAAAAAGCATTCAAGAAATGAAATTTATATTTTTTATCATAGTGATGGGAATATAGAACCAATTATAAATGAATTAATAGAAATAGGAATACAAATATTAAATCCAATACAACCTGAATGTATGGATCCAACTAGGGTTAAAGAAAAATATGGAGATAAGATTATCCTTCATGGAACGATATCTATTCAAAAAACTTTACCGTTTGGAACAATTAATGATGTAAAGGAAGAGGTGAATAAAAGGATTAAAGAGTGTGGCTTTAATGGAGGATTAGTTTTAGCACCTTCGCATTCTCCTCAACCAGAAACTCCAATTGAAAATTTAGTTACAATGTATAAAGAAGCACAAAGAATTAAAATGAAGAATCTTATTTAA